The genomic window CCTTGAAGGGTGCCGGCCAGCGGTTTCGAAACGCCATGTTCTTCCGCTCAAGTCGCGGCAGGTTCCGTCGGGATTCCACCAGGGTGGCGAGCGTGAGATTGGGGCCCGTCGCCTGTGCCTCGGCCGCGGCGACCAGGTCCGCATGCTGCAGGTCGCGCTCGTGCCCGGCGGTGATGAGCAGGTCCTCCCATCCATCGAGATCCACGTCGAGGAAGGCCGGAGCCCAGGACCAGTCCGTGGCATCCACGCCGGCCCACATGGCGATCTCGGAAAAAGTGCCGTCCCCACGATTGAGTTGCAGGGTATTGTGATTCGCCTGCGGGCGCACGTCCACGGCACCCACCGCCGGCGATTCCGGACGGCTCACACCGAGGTCCACCATGCGACGCGCATGGTCCCGGCTGCGCATGTCGGCGACGAACACATCCTCGAATCCATCCCGGTTCACATCGCCCACCGCTGCGCCCATCGAGAAGTAGCTGGTATGACGCACCGCCAGCCGGGGGATCGCCCGAAATCGGAGCCGGCCATCCTTTACGCCCTGGTTCAGCCACCACCGGTCCGGGGACACAAAATCATTCGCCACCATCAGATCCGGGCGGCCATCGCCGTTGAAGTCCGCGACCGCAACCCCAAGCCCCCAGTCGTGGGGCGGGTCCGCCAGCGGAAGCCCTTCCTCGGTGAGGAAGGCACCGTCCGTCCAGGCCACCGCGGTAAACCGGCCCGTACCCTCGTTCAGATACAGGACGTCCGGCTCCCCGTTCTCAATCCGCTCCAGCCGTCCATCCGCGGTCACCCGTGAGGTGAAGCGGCCTCGAACGGACGGTTCGGTGACCGGGACGCCGTTTACGGACCGCAGCACCGGCTGGCGACGCTCGTCGTAGCCATAGGTGAACCGCGTGTTGGGATCATCCCGGTACGTCGCCACCCGGTAGTTCACGATATACAGGTCCAGGTCGCCATCGCCGTCGAAATCTGCGATGGCCATGGACATGCCCGCGCGCCCGGAATTCAGCGGCGTCGAACCTGGCAACGCCGCAAAGTGCCCCGTGCCGTCGTTGAAGAGCACGTGGGTGCCCGCCCCGATGGTGTTGATCACCGCGTCGAGGTCGCCATCGCCGTCCAGATCCGCCAGAGCCACGCCCGTGCAGGCCTTCCCAGATAGCTCCAGGCCCGAAGTCCTGAGCGGCTCAAACCGCCAGTGACCCTGGTTGAGAACCAGGAGGTTGTCCGAGTCCAGTCCGGCGAACAGGATGTCCGCGCGTCCATCCCCGTTGACATCGCCGCAGGCCACGCCCGAGCCGTTGAGAAGAATCTGATTGGTCAGCGACCTTTGGGGCGCGAGGCGGTTTGTGAAGCCGATTCCCGAGTCCGCAAGAGACACCGGCCGGAATCCAGGAGGACCGGACGCGTCCGGCTGCACCAGCGTCCAGCGACCCGAATCCGCAGCCACCACCCCAACCCACGCAACGATTACCGCAAGAAGTCCCCCCCGGATCCTCACGCGCGTGCGGGCCGGATTCCGGGAGCGGGCGGCGTGCATTCACGGACCGTGACAGAGGCTTCGGGATTCGCCAAGCCGTGGACCAGCAGTGCGCCATCACCCGTGCGCCTCGCGCGAATGTGAGCTCCGGGATCGCCCCCGGATCCGAGCGCACAAAACGAGCGGGGGCCGGAGTCTTCCGGCCCCCCGGTGGAATCCGAGAATCTCCCTCAGTTCGATGCCCTGAAGTACTGTTGATCGCCACCCGCGGGCACGGTGTATGGACTGCCGGCACCGGGCACCGGCGCGAAGTTGACGTTGATGGCCGGTGCGCCGAGGAGCGTGCCGGTATAGGTGATGATCACATTTCCGGAGGCGTCGGTCGTCACCGAAATGGTCGGCAGGGGCGGCGGTGCCGCGCTCGGAATGAAGATCATGTAATCGAAATCACCGCTGTCCATCTGGAAGCGGACGGTCTGCGTCCCGCCCATGGGGACGACGATCCGCTGTCCGGTCGAATCCACCATCGGCACCAGCACATTGCTGCCCCAACCACCCGAACCCGATGCGCTGAACGAGCCCAGCGGCTGGGTGGTTTGACCGGGTTGGGTGGCGTCGCTGGTGACCAGCAGCAGGGAGGCCCGGATCTGGTCCGCACCGGTCTCCCCGTGCGACAAGGCCGCCCAGACCTCATAACTTCCCTCCGGGAAATTGCGGGTGTAGTTGCACCAGTCCGCTGCATCGGCCCAGCCGATCTTGTAGTTGACCGTCATGTTCCAGAGACCGCGGTTGAGATCCCCGTTGTTGGCGTTGATGGGCAGCACCGGGTTCAACGGAGCGCGATACACCTGCCCGTCCGGGGGAATATCCGCCGGGCCGTCGCTGGTGTAGTCCACCAGGTTGACCCCGGGCAGTCCGGCATAGTCGCCGCCGGTGTAGGGCATGGTGCTGGCGGCCGCCACCGCGGTGCCGCTGCTGTTGAAGTCCTCCGCCTCAATGAGGAACTGTCCCTCGGTTCCCAGCACGCTGGTCGAGTAGCGGCCATTGAAGTTCTGGAACAGCCCGCCGGTGTCCTGGAAGTCCACCGAATACTCCACGGTGGTGTTCGCCGGCAGGACGCCGGGGTTGTACGTGACCGTGGTGACATCCGCCACCTTGTTCACCACGGCGGCCGCGGTCTGATCGGCTCCGTTGAAAATGAACTTCACCGTGGCAGGCACCACTTCGGTGGAGAAGTCCGTGATTTCAATGGTCACAGCCCCCTGATTCCTCGGGACGATCGTCTGGTTCGGTGTCGCCTGTGTGATCTTTGGCGGAACGCCGTCGGTGGGTGACAGGATCAGGTAATCAAAGTCGCCACTGCCCATGGTGAATCGAAGCGTGGTCGGGGCGGTGCCGGTCACCTTGAGGATGCCTTCCGTCCCGTCGGCCGCCCGCATCGGAACCAGATCGTTCTGACCCCAGCCACCGGATCCGGGAGCGTTGAAGGTGCCGATCTGCTGCAGGGTTTGATTCGGTTGCGATGGATCGCTGGTCACCCTCGCAAGGGTGCCCCGGAGCTGCCCGGCGGCCGTGCCATCGAAGGACAACGCAGCATACACATTGTAGGTCCCCGGCGGAATGTTCCGCGTGTAGTTGCACCAGTCGCCGTCGGCCACCCAGCCGATCCTGTAGTTGACAAACATTTCGACACCTCCCGGCCGGATCGCCGTGTATCTCCCGGTGAGGTCGCTGCCCAGATTCACATTGTTGGGGGCCTCCTCCGGCCGGTAGATGTTGGAGTCGTTCTCGTCCAAGTTGAAGTAGTCCACATTCAACGTGGCCGGCAGTCCGTCATAGGCCCCTCCGTAATACGGGAAGATGGACGCCTCGGCGACCGTCTGGCCGGACTGATAGTTGTAGTCCTCGGCCTCGATCCAAAGCGACGTTGCCGGCAGGTCGTCCGGAGACAGGCCCTTGACGATAAAGTCGAGCGGGATCATCCGGATTGCCGTGTCCCCGGTCACGCGGTAGGAAAACGTCCCCGTATGCCGGGTGTTGAATCCCCATGCGGGCGCCGGGGCGTAGGTGACCGTCGTGGCCCCGCCCGCACTGGAGACGTTGGGAGTCACGGTGGCCCCATCCAGCTCAAGCGTGATGGATGCCGCATCCACGGTCGTCGTCCCGTTGCGCAGCACAATCTTCACCGGTCCCTCCGGCGGAGCGCCGGTGTAGCCCTGGGCCGGCAGGAGCGATTCCACATACGCGGTGCCACTGGCGGTGGTGAATGAGCGCAACGCGTTGGGGTTCGATGGATCGTTGACCAGGATGAAGGTCCCGGAGGCGTCCACCGAGAACCATTCACAGGCGGCCCCGTCGCCGCTGCCCCCGTTCCCCTGCCAATACAGCAGGCGGTACGGGTAAAATCCGGGCTCGGTGATCACCAGGTCGAAAAGGCTGTCCGCGGGTCCGCGTCCCCCATTGAATTCGCCGACCACGGTGCCGAAGGGATCCTGGGCGGCACTGAACATCGTGAACTTGAAGCCGTCGTCGCTGTTCACGCCCAATCGGTAGACGCCCGCATTCAACTCAAGATAACCCCAGTACTGGACAACGAACCGCCCCGCCGCTCCGTCGAAGATGCCCACGGTCCATTCGCCATCGGGAAAATTTCCGTCGTTCGTGCCGTTGTCGAGGGTGTTCACCACATTGACCACGCCCTGGTCCGGCGCGGCCAGATTGACCCAAGGCTGACCCGCCTCATCCAGAAATCCGCGGCTCCACTGCTGCTCAGCGTTGGATGTGGAATTCGCATCGCCAGGGCCGCGCGGAGCCTCCATTTGATATGCGGAGACATTGATCCCCCGGGTCGTCGCACTGGCCACCCGGTAGGCCGGAGGAATCGTGGCATAGTTCGGAGTCTCCACCCCGGTGCTCGTCCGGCTGGGGACCCCATTGCTGTCCGAGTACTCGATCAGCAGCGTGTGCTGGGACCCCGGCGCATAAAGCTGCGGACCAAAGTAGGTGACCGTGGTGATGGTGTCGTTCTTGGAGACTGCCGGAGTCACCACGACGCCATCCCACGTCGTCCTGAGACTGGCGGCATTCAAGGTGGCGGTCAGCGCATCCTGAATCTGGAAGGTGAAGCCACTGGGGGTGCCGGCCACATTGCGCACCAGCGGTGTCGTAATCTCATTGAAGCGGAGCTGGGCCAGGAACAGGCGGCCCCGGGCCTCCGGATACGCCCCGTTGATGTTGTCGGTCTCCGGAAAGTAGGAGGGTCCGACAAAAAAGGGCCCGCTCCAGCCGTCCAAGGAGCTCATTTCAGTCCACTCCTGCCCGTCGTTTGACCGGTAGGTGGTGACAAAATCCCCCTGCCGCTGGATCCGCGTCCAGGCATTGGGATACTCCGGAACGCCCCCGCCCGGTCCCGTGTAAGTGCCCGCCGTTTCGGAACGGTAAATGGACTCATAAGAATTGTTGCCCGCAATCAACATGGGCGCCGGATCGTTGTTGAAGGAACGCGTCGGATTGGCGCGCAGGTTCACCAAACGCGCCGCGGTACCTTCGATTCCGTTTTCGATATCGCCGGTCTGCACCGAGCGATCCTGGCCCTCGTTCAACGCCTCGCGCATCATCACCCCGGCGCGCGCCCAAACGCTGGAGGTGTCCTGAAACTCCACCCGTACCGCCACGTCGAAATCGCCGTCCAACTCCTTGTACACCAGCACGCCCTCGTCATAGACGTTCCACATCGCCCGGCCATTGCTGTAGATGTCGAATCCGTCCGTCCCCACGGCAATCACCTGACTCGGCTTCGCGGGCACCCCGACCTCGGCCCATTTGTATCCGGACGGGGTGAATTGCCGGACGGTCTCCGGCAGGATGGAACCGTCGGCTCCCTCAACGCCCTGGATGGTCAGGGTCTGGGCGCCATTCAGCACCCCGTTGACCGCAAGGACGACGCATTGGTTGTCCACCACCCGCCCGTTCACCGGCACATTGTCCACATTGCCGGGCGCATCCGCCGCCGGCAGCCCGGTCATGACCGTGGCGCTCTGGATCGTCGCGCCGGCCAGGGTGTAATTGGCGAGGTTCTGGGCGGACTCCAGATTGACCGTGGCATCAAAGACCACGGTGACTTGCGTCACCGCACCCCGTTCCACGGAGCCGACGGACTTGATGCCCAGGGCCAGCGCGGAGTCCACTCGCGGGAGCACCGCCAGCGTGGCGGCAAGGAACAAGGTTCGAAGTTTCGGAAATCGCATAGTGCTGGTTGGTTTGGCCCACGAACTCCGCGGAGGCCTCGGACCCTGCTCTCCCAGTCATGGGCCGAGCCGAAGACTTCGTGGACGCTGCGTGGAACGTGAGCATCAAGGATCATCCCGCTCGATGGGGTCAATAGAAATGTGGCCAATGGGCGAAACAGAAATTCGGCATGAGGAACGCGCGACCGCCTTGAACGGGCCAGACACCGGGATGGTTCCCCGGAGTCCATCGGCGATGTTTCCGTTCCCCGCGCACCCGCACGGAACCCCTTTTCGAGTTCCCTGCGGTGTCCTTTCGGGTTTCTCCTAAGAAACCCGCTCCGCATCCGTTTCACTCACTGCACGGCATGGAGTCCGAAGTCGAAATCCCCCCGGAGGCCTCCCCCGACCCGAGAGCCCGGTTCGTCGCCGGGGCGCTCGAGCGGCTTGAGGGCCCGCTGGTCCGGTATGCCCTCGGCCTCACCGGGGACCTGGAGACTGCGCGGGACGTCGTCCAGGACGCCTTCCTGCGCCTGTGGGAACAGCCTGCGGGCACCGTGGACGGACACGTGGCGCGGTGGCTGTTCACCGTGTGCCGCAACCGGGCTCTGGACGTGCAACGAAAGGCCAATCGCATGAGTCCGCTAACCCAGACCGAATGGGACGCCCGTCCCGCCCCCGACCCCTCGCCCGCCGATGCCGCCTCCACCCGGGACACCTTGAACCAGGTCGCCGGACTGCTCGCCGATCTTCCGTTCAACCAGCGGGAGGTGGTGCGCCTGAAGTTCCAGAACCAGCTCAGCTACCAGGAGATCGCCGACATCACCGCCCTCAGCGTCGGCAACGTCGGATTCCTCCTGCACACCGCCCTGCGGACGCTTCGAAAACGCCTGCAGCACCTGGAGCGTGAGTCTTCCGCCACCCCCTGCCCCGCCACTCCCGATGCCTGATCCCATGAAACTCTCTCCCGATTCCCCCGAACTCACCGCCTATGCGCTTGGTGAACTCCCTCCCGACCAACGGGCAGCCGTCGAGGCCGCCATCGCCGGGTCTCCCGAACTGGCCGCTGAAGTCCGCCTCCTCGCGGCCACGGCGGACCACCTCGAACGCGCGATGGCCGCCGAGCCCCAACCCGCCCTGAAACCCACCCAGAGGGCTGCCATTCTCCAGTCCCCAACCCGCCAGGGAGGGGTCCGATCCCCAGCCCCCGCGCGGACGCCGGCATCCACAACCATCCTCCGGTGGTGGCACGGAGTCCGCACCCGGTGGCTGCTCGCCTCTGCGGGCGTGGCCCTCGCGGCCATCACCCTGACCCTCACCTTCTGGACCGGCGGCGAATCACCGGAGGTACAGTTTGCCTCCCTGCGCTATCAGGAGCGGGTCCCGGAGAAACCCGGAAGCGTCACTCGGCCCCCTGAGACCGCGCCAGCCCCGGCGCCGCCGATCGCCGCGTCCGACAAGGTGAAGGTCCGGACATCCCTCCAGACCAGCCAGGCTGCTCCAGTCCAGGTCATTCCGGCTAGTCCGACGCCCGGCCCGGGACAGACACGCGGCGCCGTCGCAGCGGATGCCGGACCGTCACTGGCGGATCTCAGTGCCAGCCCCGATTCCAATTACGGGCTCCAGTTTCCCAAGGAGGCAGATTCCCTTTCGGCATCGG from Verrucomicrobiia bacterium includes these protein-coding regions:
- a CDS encoding sigma-70 family RNA polymerase sigma factor, which encodes MESEVEIPPEASPDPRARFVAGALERLEGPLVRYALGLTGDLETARDVVQDAFLRLWEQPAGTVDGHVARWLFTVCRNRALDVQRKANRMSPLTQTEWDARPAPDPSPADAASTRDTLNQVAGLLADLPFNQREVVRLKFQNQLSYQEIADITALSVGNVGFLLHTALRTLRKRLQHLERESSATPCPATPDA